GTCGGTTGGACGCACTGCGTGGCCAGCGTCTGGTGGAGGCCTTTGCCAAGGGCGTGCTCGCCAGCGCGCTGGCTGGCGCGATCACCTTTGGGCTGGCCTGGCAGATCGGCGCCACTACAGGCAAGCTGGCGTTGCTGGCCGAGATCGTCGGGCTGGGCGGGCTGGGCGGGCTGCTCTACCTGGGCCTGGCGCGCGCGCTGCGGCTGGAAGCGCTCGATCTGTTCGGCGCGGCCATCCGCCGGCGCCTGCCATGGTGACCCGATCGACCTCCCCGTCGATAGTCCAAAGAGGTATTGACGTGGCGCAGTGCTGTTGATAGGCTACTAGTACAGCCGCTTTCACAGCCGGGAGAACACGTATGAACGCACTATTGTGTATGGCGGCGGCACTGCTGCTCTGGAGCAGCCGGCGTCGGCTGGTGCCCGTCCTGATCCCGATCCGTTCGGCTCAAACGCGCCTGCGAGCGGGCAGACTCCACTGATACGCCACGCTGGTTCGATTGTCCAGGAGCACGCCTGGGCGGTAACGCTCCGCGCTCAGGCGAGGCACTACATGATGTCGACCAGCACCTGCCGCAGGGTGGCCACGTCCACATCTTTCTTGTCAAGAAAGGCTGAGGCGCCCGCTGCTAATCCACGCTGCCGAAACTCACGGTCAGGGTAGGCGCTCATCAGTACAACCCGCATGCGCGGAGCTCTGGCCTTAATCAGTTGGGTGCAGCGGATACCATCCTCGTCGCCCAAAACCACATCGACCAGCGCCAGTTGCAACGGCAGTTCGTCGAGCAGGAGCAACGCCGCGCGCGTGGTTTCCGCCTCGTAGATCACGGCCTGGGGCGTGATCTTGCCCACCATGCGCTGCAATTGGCGCCGGTAGCGCGCGTTATCATCTACCAACAAAATTCTGATGCGTTGATGATCGTCAAACGGCTCTGCCCGACCGGGCGCAGCACTGGCCGTCCACTCGGCGAGAGCTAGCTCCGCGGCATGCTGCTGCGCATAGCGCACCGCTTCCAGCCGGCTTTGCACGTTCAGCTGCCGGTATAGCCGCGTCAGGTGATTTTCGACGGTCTTGATGCTGAGTCCCAGGCGCAACGCAATGGTCTGATTATCATAGCCCTGTTGCAGCAAGGCGAGCAGTTCGCGCTGACGAAGTGTCAGAAGCGGCGGGCGTGCGGCACCAGGCCGTGGCAACAACCGATCGAGCAGAACATGCGAGATCCAACGCCGACCTGCCAGTACCTGCTGAACAGCGAGCCGCAGATCGCTCAGCGGCTGATCTTTGAGGTGGTAGCCATCCACACCGGTGGCCAATAACCCCTGGACATAGATATCATCATCGTGCGCGCTAATGATCAGGATCTTCAACGCCGGATAGAGCTCCCGAATGCGCTTGATCGCCAGCAGCGGCTCGAAGTTGGGCATCACGACGTCGATCAACAGGGCATCGGGACGAGTCTCGGCCAGTGCGGCCCAGACTGCCCGACCATCGCTCACTTCGCCAACGATCTCTAGCTCGGGCAGTTCCTTGAGCGCATTACTGATCCCCGCGCGCACTACCGCATGATCATCGGCTAACAGGATCCGATAGCGCTGCATGTGTTGATTATAACAGGCCGTCTGTCGGGCGCCTAGGCGGCCTCCGCACGCGTGATGAGGGGGAATCCCCTAACGCTGTGGTGGGGAACCCGTTACTCTTTTCAGCATCATACCTCTCAACAATGCCGGCCGGCTTCGCTATACTCGCGAGCGCGTGGTCGCCGGATCGCGCACAATACACTTCTTCATGCTGGTCGCACCCGGCATACAGCGGAGCAACAGGCCATGGAGGCTGTCGGACACCGTTACGTCGCAGACCATAGGCACCTGCCCGACGATGTCGCGCGCGGCAGCACGGTCGGCGTGCGCCGCCGTCGCCTGGCGCTTGATCGGGTCCGGCCTGGTCCGGCATGCACCGGCCGGAAGCAGCACAGCCCCATAGCCGGCTCACACACGCGGAAAGGAGGCAGCGCGATCAACAACACTCGGACACCGCCAAAGCTGACACCGTCGGAGCATGTTCATCTTCATCGTTGCGGAGGATCGGTATGCGCACTGTCCGTCACCTGCTCGTCTTGCTCACACTCATCGGCCTGATCCTGGTAGGCTGTAGCACCCCAACCCAGAACCCGGCGGCGCCGGCTGCCAACACCACCCCCCAGCCAGCCGGTGGACAACAGCTGGCCGTTGGCATCGTGCTGCCGACCAGAGACGAACCGCGCTGGATTCAGGATGAAACCCGCTTCAAAGAAGCGCTGAATGCCAAAGGCTATCAAGTAGAAATTTTGTTTAGCCAGGGCGACTCGGCCAAAGAGAAGGCCAATGTCGAATCCCTACTAACCAAAGGCATCAAAGTGCTGATCATCTGTCCGCACGATGGCAGCGCTGCTGCTGCCGCCGCCGACGCGGCCCGCGCTGCCGGCGTGAAGGTCATCTCGTACGATCGTCTGATCCGCGATACTGCGGCGGTCGACTATTATGTCACCTTCGACAGCCGCGCGGTTGGTGCGCAACAGGCACAGTATCTCGTCGACAAGGCCGGCAACGCGAAAGGCAACCCGCTCTACCTCTATGCTGGGGCGGCTTCGGACAATAATGCTTTCATCTTCTTCGAGGGCGCGTGGAGCGTGCTCCAACCCAAGATCGCCGATGGCACGTTTGTGGTCAAAAACTCCAGCGAGGCAGTCGCCTTGCAGGATAAAGCCACACTCACCCGCGACGAACAGGCGCGCATCATCGGCCAGATTACTACCAACTGGGACTTCAATACCGCGAAAACGCTGGCCGAGTCGAACCTTACAGCTACCTCGGCGGCGGACAAAGGCAACGTGTTCATTCTGGCGCCCAACGACGGCACAGCGCGTGCCATCGCGGATGCCTTTGCCGCCGACCCGGATGTCGCCAGCTATGTCATCACCGGACAGGACGCCGAAAAAGCCTCGGTGCAGTACATCATCGATGGCAAGCAGTCGATGACAGTCTTCAAGGATGTGCGCCGCCTGGTCCAGGATGCGATCAACGCTGCTGTCGCGCTGTTGGACAATACGCCGCCTACGGCCCAAGGCACGTACAACAACGGCAAGATCGACGTCCCGGCGATCCAATCCCCGGTCGTCTCCGTTGACAAGAGCAATGTCAAGCAAGTGCTGATCGACTCCGGCTACTACCAGGCTAGCGATTTCACCAACCTGCCCTAGCGCCGGCGACCTCACCCTGGGCGCGGCAGCCTACCCTTGCCGCGCCCACCATACCTGCCCTGCGGCGCGCCAGACGTGCTCAGGAGGAGAGCATGACCACACCCTTGTTGGAGATGCGCCAGATCACCAAAGAATTTCCTGGCGTCACTGCGCTCAAAAATGTAAGCTTCCAGG
This is a stretch of genomic DNA from Kallotenue papyrolyticum. It encodes these proteins:
- a CDS encoding response regulator, whose amino-acid sequence is MQRYRILLADDHAVVRAGISNALKELPELEIVGEVSDGRAVWAALAETRPDALLIDVVMPNFEPLLAIKRIRELYPALKILIISAHDDDIYVQGLLATGVDGYHLKDQPLSDLRLAVQQVLAGRRWISHVLLDRLLPRPGAARPPLLTLRQRELLALLQQGYDNQTIALRLGLSIKTVENHLTRLYRQLNVQSRLEAVRYAQQHAAELALAEWTASAAPGRAEPFDDHQRIRILLVDDNARYRRQLQRMVGKITPQAVIYEAETTRAALLLLDELPLQLALVDVVLGDEDGIRCTQLIKARAPRMRVVLMSAYPDREFRQRGLAAGASAFLDKKDVDVATLRQVLVDIM
- a CDS encoding sugar ABC transporter substrate-binding protein → MRTVRHLLVLLTLIGLILVGCSTPTQNPAAPAANTTPQPAGGQQLAVGIVLPTRDEPRWIQDETRFKEALNAKGYQVEILFSQGDSAKEKANVESLLTKGIKVLIICPHDGSAAAAAADAARAAGVKVISYDRLIRDTAAVDYYVTFDSRAVGAQQAQYLVDKAGNAKGNPLYLYAGAASDNNAFIFFEGAWSVLQPKIADGTFVVKNSSEAVALQDKATLTRDEQARIIGQITTNWDFNTAKTLAESNLTATSAADKGNVFILAPNDGTARAIADAFAADPDVASYVITGQDAEKASVQYIIDGKQSMTVFKDVRRLVQDAINAAVALLDNTPPTAQGTYNNGKIDVPAIQSPVVSVDKSNVKQVLIDSGYYQASDFTNLP